A region from the bacterium genome encodes:
- a CDS encoding type Z 30S ribosomal protein S14, translated as MAKKSIIAKSKRTPKFAVRGYNRCPRCGRPRAFYRKFQLCRICLRQLALRGELPGVTKASW; from the coding sequence TTGGCCAAGAAATCGATCATCGCCAAGTCGAAGCGGACGCCGAAATTCGCCGTCCGGGGATACAACCGGTGTCCGCGCTGCGGCAGGCCGCGCGCTTTCTACCGGAAGTTCCAGCTGTGCCGGATCTGCCTGCGGCAGCTTGCCCTTCGGGGGGAGCTTCCCGGCGTGACCAAGGCGAGCTGGTAG
- the rpsE gene encoding 30S ribosomal protein S5 gives MKRVDPEGLDLKDRVVHISRVAKVVKGGRRFSFSAVVVVGDANGHVGTGLGKANEVPDAIRKAVQNAKRSLIVVPLVDGTIPHGVTGEFGAAKVIIRPASPGTGVIAGGGVRAVIESSGISNILTKSLGSNNPHNLVKATIEGLSQLRTAAEILAVRGPREEEAKA, from the coding sequence TTGAAAAGAGTCGATCCGGAAGGGCTTGATTTGAAGGACCGCGTCGTGCACATCAGCCGCGTCGCCAAGGTCGTGAAGGGCGGGCGCCGCTTCTCCTTCAGCGCGGTCGTCGTCGTCGGCGACGCCAACGGGCACGTTGGGACGGGTCTCGGAAAGGCGAACGAGGTTCCCGATGCGATCCGCAAGGCAGTGCAGAACGCCAAGCGTTCGCTGATCGTGGTCCCGCTGGTGGACGGCACCATCCCGCACGGGGTGACCGGCGAGTTCGGCGCCGCGAAGGTCATCATCCGTCCCGCCTCGCCGGGGACCGGCGTGATCGCGGGCGGAGGGGTCCGCGCCGTGATCGAGTCCAGCGGGATCTCGAACATCCTGACGAAGTCTTTGGGGAGCAACAATCCCCATAACCTCGTGAAGGCGACGATCGAGGGGCTTTCCCAGTTGCGGACCGCGGCGGAGATCCTGGCGGTCCGGGGTCCGAGAGAGGAAGAGGCGAAGGCATGA
- the rplR gene encoding 50S ribosomal protein L18 has protein sequence MSQKNQRETARQNRKGRIRKRIFGTEQRPRLSVFRSAKHIYAQLVIDSTGSTILAASSLSPDLRAEIVDLDKSGAAKKVGQWIGKKALEKNIQQVVFDRNGFLYHGRIKALADGARESGLVF, from the coding sequence ATGAGCCAGAAAAACCAGCGGGAAACCGCACGACAGAACCGGAAAGGCCGGATCCGCAAGCGGATCTTCGGCACCGAGCAACGCCCGCGGCTGTCCGTCTTCCGCAGCGCGAAGCATATCTACGCCCAGTTGGTGATCGACTCCACGGGATCGACCATCCTGGCGGCGTCCTCCCTCTCCCCGGATCTCCGGGCCGAGATCGTCGACCTCGACAAGAGCGGCGCCGCGAAGAAGGTGGGGCAGTGGATCGGGAAAAAGGCGCTGGAGAAAAACATCCAGCAGGTGGTGTTCGACCGGAACGGGTTCCTCTACCATGGGCGGATCAAGGCCCTGGCGGACGGAGCCCGCGAATCCGGGTTGGTGTTCTGA
- the rpsK gene encoding 30S ribosomal protein S11, with protein MATPKKKGKRKVRRNVPVGVAHIQATFNNTIITITDPDGNTLAWASAGAKGFKGSRKSTPFAATVAAEEVAKKAMDNGVNTVTVHIKGPGSGREAALRSLQASGLKVNFIRDVTPIPHNGCRPPKRRRV; from the coding sequence ATGGCAACGCCGAAAAAGAAAGGCAAGAGGAAGGTCCGCCGGAACGTGCCGGTGGGGGTGGCCCACATCCAGGCGACCTTCAACAACACGATCATCACGATCACCGATCCGGACGGAAACACCCTCGCGTGGGCGAGCGCGGGCGCGAAGGGGTTCAAGGGGTCGAGGAAAAGCACTCCGTTCGCGGCCACCGTGGCCGCCGAGGAAGTCGCGAAAAAGGCGATGGACAACGGCGTGAACACCGTGACGGTTCACATCAAGGGACCCGGATCGGGCCGCGAGGCCGCGCTCCGGTCGCTGCAGGCATCCGGGCTGAAGGTGAATTTCATCCGGGACGTGACGCCGATCCCGCACAACGGATGCCGGCCGCCGAAGCGCCGTCGCGTCTGA
- the secY gene encoding preprotein translocase subunit SecY — protein sequence MFGGFQNITRVPELKRRILVTGLLLIVYRIGIHIPTPGIDNLALKAVFESQAGTLFGLIDMFSGGALARFSIFTLGIMPYISASIILQLLTVVIPQLEKLSKEGELGRRKITQYTRYGTIVLSVIQGMGIAVGLESVSAGAGSVVYHPGWAFRVMTVITLTSGTAFLMWLGEQITERGIGNGISLIIFAGIVARFPSGLVRTVTLVRTGEMNIFSALFLLALMVSVVAVIIYFERAHRRIPVQYARRIVGRKVYGGQSTHLPLKVNTAGVIPPIFASSILLFPATIASFIKHPITQTISDALTPGRVGYEALFVAFIIFFCYFYTAVTFNPVDVADNMKKYGGFVPGIRPGKKTAEYIDKILTRITLGGAIYVSVICVLPSILIARFNVPFYFGGTGLLIVVGVAMDTIQQIESHLITRHYEGFLKKGQMKGRRG from the coding sequence GTGTTCGGCGGCTTCCAGAACATCACGCGGGTACCGGAGCTCAAGCGGCGTATCCTCGTCACGGGGCTCCTGCTCATCGTCTACCGGATCGGGATCCACATCCCCACGCCGGGAATCGACAACCTCGCGCTCAAAGCGGTGTTCGAAAGCCAGGCGGGGACCCTGTTCGGACTGATCGACATGTTCTCCGGGGGGGCGCTCGCGCGATTTTCCATCTTCACCCTCGGCATCATGCCGTATATCAGCGCCTCGATTATCCTTCAGCTGCTGACGGTCGTCATCCCGCAACTCGAGAAGCTCTCCAAGGAAGGCGAGCTCGGTAGACGGAAGATCACCCAATACACCCGGTACGGCACGATCGTCCTCTCCGTCATCCAGGGGATGGGGATCGCCGTCGGGCTGGAAAGCGTATCCGCGGGAGCGGGATCCGTCGTCTACCACCCGGGGTGGGCGTTCCGGGTCATGACGGTCATCACCCTCACATCGGGAACGGCGTTCCTCATGTGGCTGGGTGAACAGATCACGGAGCGCGGGATCGGCAACGGGATCTCCCTCATCATCTTCGCCGGCATCGTGGCGCGGTTCCCGAGCGGCCTGGTCCGTACGGTCACCCTGGTCCGCACGGGGGAAATGAACATCTTCTCCGCGCTGTTCCTGCTGGCGCTCATGGTCTCCGTCGTCGCCGTCATCATCTATTTCGAGCGGGCGCACCGGAGGATCCCGGTGCAGTACGCGCGCAGGATCGTCGGGCGGAAAGTCTACGGGGGGCAGAGCACCCATCTGCCGCTGAAGGTGAACACGGCCGGCGTCATTCCGCCGATCTTCGCCTCCTCCATCCTGCTCTTCCCCGCGACGATCGCCAGCTTCATCAAGCACCCGATCACGCAGACGATCTCCGACGCCCTGACGCCGGGACGGGTCGGCTACGAGGCGCTCTTCGTCGCCTTCATCATCTTCTTCTGCTACTTCTACACGGCGGTGACGTTCAATCCGGTCGACGTCGCGGACAACATGAAGAAGTACGGGGGATTCGTCCCGGGGATCCGGCCCGGAAAGAAGACAGCGGAGTACATCGACAAGATCCTGACACGGATCACGCTGGGCGGCGCGATCTACGTGTCCGTCATCTGCGTCCTCCCAAGCATCCTCATCGCCCGCTTCAACGTTCCCTTCTATTTCGGCGGAACGGGGCTCCTGATCGTGGTGGGCGTTGCGATGGACACGATCCAGCAGATCGAATCGCATCTGATCACGCGTCATTACGAAGGATTTCTCAAGAAAGGACAGATGAAGGGGAGGAGGGGATAA
- the rpmJ gene encoding 50S ribosomal protein L36, whose product MKVRPSVRKFCVKCKVIRRKGVVRVICENPKHKQRQG is encoded by the coding sequence ATGAAAGTGAGACCGTCAGTGCGCAAGTTTTGCGTGAAGTGCAAGGTCATCCGCCGGAAAGGCGTCGTCCGGGTGATCTGCGAGAACCCGAAGCACAAGCAGCGCCAGGGATAG
- the map gene encoding type I methionyl aminopeptidase: MILVKSPHEIGVMRRAGAVVGRFFEEVRSLVLPGASTWDLELFADRFIHRNGVRSAFKGYMGYTAHLCTSINEEVVHGIPTRDRILREGDILSIDFGIVRDGFYGDSAMTYPVGTVNGISSRLLAATERSLAAGVEEVRPGNRLGDVSAAVQETVEAEGFSVVRDFVGHGIGRSLHEEPQIPNFGRRGVGPKLIPGMVLAIEPMVNAGGWPVRVLADGWTVVTRDGSRSAHFEHTVAVTEDGHLILSLP, translated from the coding sequence ATGATTCTCGTAAAGTCGCCTCACGAGATCGGGGTGATGCGGCGCGCGGGCGCCGTCGTAGGCAGGTTCTTTGAAGAAGTGAGGTCGTTGGTTCTCCCCGGGGCCAGCACGTGGGACCTTGAGCTGTTCGCCGACCGGTTCATCCACCGGAACGGCGTGAGAAGCGCCTTCAAGGGATACATGGGATACACGGCACATCTTTGCACCTCGATCAACGAAGAGGTGGTGCATGGGATCCCGACGAGGGACCGGATCCTGCGGGAGGGCGACATCCTGAGCATCGATTTCGGGATCGTGCGGGACGGATTCTACGGGGATTCCGCCATGACCTATCCCGTGGGGACGGTGAACGGTATTTCCTCCCGGCTTCTCGCGGCGACGGAGCGGTCGCTCGCGGCGGGGGTCGAAGAGGTTCGGCCAGGGAACCGTCTGGGCGACGTTTCGGCGGCCGTGCAGGAGACGGTCGAAGCCGAAGGGTTCTCGGTGGTTCGCGACTTCGTCGGACACGGGATCGGCAGGTCGCTTCACGAGGAGCCGCAGATCCCGAACTTCGGCAGGCGGGGGGTCGGTCCGAAACTGATACCGGGGATGGTCCTGGCCATCGAACCGATGGTGAACGCCGGGGGATGGCCTGTGAGGGTCCTCGCCGACGGGTGGACGGTCGTGACGCGGGACGGAAGCCGATCGGCCCATTTCGAGCACACGGTGGCTGTCACCGAAGACGGCCATTTAATATTAAGTCTTCCTTGA
- the rpmC gene encoding 50S ribosomal protein L29 codes for MKTKDVRELGPEELRQKERELRDEIFRLKMKRAATALDNKMLIRNRRRDLARVVTFLHAKTEGKAN; via the coding sequence ATGAAGACAAAGGATGTGCGGGAACTCGGCCCGGAGGAACTCCGCCAGAAGGAGCGGGAGCTGCGCGACGAGATCTTCCGTCTGAAGATGAAGCGCGCCGCGACGGCGCTCGACAACAAGATGCTGATCCGGAACCGGCGCAGGGATCTCGCCCGCGTCGTGACGTTCCTCCACGCGAAGACGGAAGGGAAGGCGAACTGA
- the rplO gene encoding 50S ribosomal protein L15, with product MKLTDLRPAKGAKSARRRVGRGEGSGLGKTSGKGNKGLKARSGGGTKPGYEGGQMPLQRRLPKRGFVNVFREEMAVVNVKELNRFAAGTVVDAGALRREGLLKGACPGGVKLLGNGEVTRRLTVKVDRASKSAVAKVVAAGGTVEV from the coding sequence ATGAAACTCACGGATCTCCGCCCCGCCAAAGGGGCGAAAAGCGCGCGCAGGCGCGTCGGCAGGGGCGAAGGCTCCGGGCTGGGGAAGACCTCCGGCAAGGGAAACAAGGGGCTCAAGGCTCGTAGCGGCGGCGGGACGAAACCCGGCTACGAAGGCGGACAGATGCCCCTCCAGCGCCGGCTGCCGAAGCGGGGGTTCGTCAACGTCTTCCGGGAAGAGATGGCCGTCGTCAACGTGAAGGAACTGAACCGGTTCGCGGCTGGCACCGTCGTCGACGCCGGGGCGCTTCGGCGGGAGGGCCTCTTGAAAGGCGCCTGCCCGGGCGGCGTCAAGCTCCTCGGGAACGGCGAGGTCACCCGGAGGCTCACCGTGAAGGTCGACCGGGCCAGCAAGTCCGCCGTCGCGAAGGTCGTCGCCGCCGGCGGGACCGTGGAGGTCTGA
- the rplF gene encoding 50S ribosomal protein L6, translating to MSRIGKRPVILPAGVKVETLDGVLTVSGKNGRLARPIPAKVAVEVKDGTATVVLLDKDAGNLYGMYRTILANMVQGVNDGFQRILEIVGVGYKAESRGGALHLALGYSHPVVFPLPQGVTAQVESNTVIKLSGFDKELLGETAARVRSLRKPDVYKNKGIRYRGERLIKKVGKAAGK from the coding sequence ATGTCGAGAATCGGTAAAAGGCCAGTGATCCTCCCCGCCGGAGTCAAGGTGGAGACCCTGGACGGGGTGTTGACCGTCTCCGGGAAGAACGGGCGGCTTGCCCGACCGATCCCCGCGAAGGTGGCCGTGGAGGTGAAGGATGGAACGGCGACGGTCGTTCTTCTCGACAAGGACGCCGGGAACCTCTACGGAATGTACCGGACGATCCTTGCCAACATGGTGCAGGGAGTCAACGACGGCTTCCAGCGAATCCTTGAGATCGTCGGCGTGGGATACAAGGCCGAGTCCAGGGGAGGCGCGCTTCACCTCGCGCTGGGGTACTCCCACCCGGTCGTTTTCCCCCTGCCGCAGGGTGTGACCGCGCAGGTCGAATCGAACACCGTGATCAAGCTGAGCGGGTTCGACAAGGAACTGCTCGGGGAAACGGCGGCCCGTGTCCGGAGCCTCCGGAAGCCGGACGTCTACAAGAACAAGGGAATCCGTTACCGGGGCGAACGGCTGATCAAGAAGGTCGGGAAGGCGGCGGGCAAGTAG
- the rpmD gene encoding 50S ribosomal protein L30, whose product MSGKLRITLLRGLSGRTAYHRKVVQGLGITRLNRPVVRLDTPEIRGMVEKVKFLVKMEEVGETS is encoded by the coding sequence ATGAGCGGAAAACTGCGCATCACCCTCCTGCGGGGATTGAGCGGAAGAACCGCCTACCACCGCAAGGTCGTTCAGGGACTCGGGATCACCCGGTTGAACCGTCCCGTCGTCCGGCTGGACACGCCGGAGATCCGGGGGATGGTCGAAAAGGTCAAGTTCCTCGTCAAGATGGAAGAGGTGGGAGAGACGTCATGA
- the rpsQ gene encoding 30S ribosomal protein S17 — MEARGVRKRKVGTVISDKMDKTVVVRVERLVPHDVYKKYVRRRVNFKAHDEKNEFRLGDRVEIVETRPMSKDKRWRVVRLIERIATQ; from the coding sequence ATGGAAGCCCGCGGTGTGCGGAAAAGGAAGGTGGGGACGGTCATCAGCGACAAGATGGACAAGACCGTGGTCGTCCGTGTGGAGCGCCTGGTTCCGCACGACGTCTACAAGAAATACGTGAGGCGCCGCGTCAACTTCAAGGCGCACGACGAGAAGAACGAGTTCCGGCTCGGCGACCGCGTCGAGATCGTCGAGACCCGGCCGATGAGCAAGGACAAGCGATGGCGCGTCGTCCGGCTGATCGAACGCATCGCCACGCAGTGA
- the rpsH gene encoding 30S ribosomal protein S8: MANNDHISDLLARLRNAQQARFEQMEIPSTNILQGITQILKEEGFIKGYRVVTEKNTSRLRIVLKSAPDTGYAIKGIRRMSRPGRRLYVTKDEIPTVKNGFGIAIVSTSRGVMTGEKAKKLSIGGELLCEIW; the protein is encoded by the coding sequence ATGGCGAACAACGATCACATTTCGGACCTGCTGGCGCGGCTGCGGAATGCCCAGCAGGCGCGCTTTGAGCAGATGGAGATCCCCTCGACGAACATCCTTCAGGGAATCACGCAGATCCTCAAGGAGGAAGGGTTCATCAAGGGATACCGGGTCGTGACCGAAAAAAACACGAGCCGGCTCCGCATCGTTCTGAAATCGGCCCCGGACACGGGATACGCCATCAAGGGGATTCGCCGGATGAGCCGGCCGGGACGGCGTCTCTACGTCACGAAGGACGAGATCCCGACGGTGAAGAACGGGTTCGGCATCGCCATCGTCTCCACGTCGCGCGGCGTCATGACCGGGGAGAAGGCGAAGAAGCTTTCGATCGGCGGCGAGCTGCTCTGCGAAATCTGGTAG
- the rplN gene encoding 50S ribosomal protein L14: protein MIQMQTMLDAADNSGAKRLCCIKVLGGSRRRYAGVGDIIVVSVKEAIPNGKVKKGDVHKAVVVRTVKEIGRADGSFLRFDQNSAVLVNPQGEPIGTRIFGPVARELRARKYMKIISLAPEVL, encoded by the coding sequence ATGATCCAGATGCAAACCATGCTCGACGCCGCCGACAACTCGGGTGCGAAGCGTCTTTGCTGCATCAAGGTGCTCGGCGGCAGCCGGCGCCGGTACGCCGGGGTCGGGGACATCATCGTCGTGAGCGTCAAGGAGGCGATCCCCAACGGCAAGGTGAAAAAAGGGGACGTCCACAAGGCGGTCGTCGTCCGGACCGTGAAGGAGATCGGCCGGGCCGACGGAAGCTTCCTTCGCTTCGACCAGAACTCCGCCGTTCTCGTGAATCCCCAGGGGGAACCGATCGGGACCCGCATTTTCGGGCCCGTCGCCCGCGAGCTGCGCGCCAGGAAGTACATGAAGATCATCTCCCTGGCGCCGGAAGTCCTGTGA
- the rpsD gene encoding 30S ribosomal protein S4, which yields MARYREAVCRLCRREGIELYLKGDRCFTDKCAIKRRGYPPGQHGQRRPKHSDYGVQLREKQKAKRIYGLLERQFRNYFEKADRMKGKTGENLLILLERRLDSVAYKLGFAPTRRESRQIVRHGHFLVNGKKVNIPSFLVRSGDVLELREKSRKIPNVNESLDAVVRKGIPPWLELERDSFRGKIRTLPSRADIQEPIQEQLIVELYSK from the coding sequence TTGGCAAGGTATCGCGAGGCCGTCTGCAGGCTCTGTCGTCGGGAAGGGATCGAACTCTACCTCAAGGGGGATCGATGCTTTACCGACAAGTGCGCCATCAAAAGGAGAGGCTACCCGCCCGGTCAGCACGGCCAGCGGCGCCCGAAGCATAGCGACTACGGTGTCCAGCTGCGGGAGAAGCAGAAGGCAAAGCGGATCTACGGTCTGCTGGAGCGCCAGTTCCGCAACTATTTCGAGAAGGCGGACCGCATGAAGGGGAAGACCGGCGAAAACCTGCTGATCCTCCTGGAGCGTCGCCTGGACAGCGTCGCCTACAAACTCGGTTTCGCCCCGACCCGCCGGGAAAGCCGGCAGATCGTTCGGCACGGGCACTTCCTCGTGAACGGGAAGAAGGTCAACATCCCGTCCTTCCTCGTCCGTTCGGGAGATGTCCTCGAACTGCGTGAAAAGAGCCGAAAGATCCCGAACGTGAACGAGTCGCTCGACGCCGTGGTCCGAAAGGGGATTCCGCCCTGGCTCGAGCTCGAGCGCGACAGTTTCCGCGGGAAGATCAGGACGCTGCCGTCCCGGGCGGACATCCAGGAGCCGATCCAGGAACAGTTGATCGTCGAGCTCTACTCGAAGTAA
- a CDS encoding adenylate kinase → MGIILLGPPGAGKGTQAKKLTQEFAIPQISTGDMLRAAVKGGTPLGNQAKAFMDAGGLVPDEVVIGIVKERLAEPDCGKGFILDGFPRTIPQAEALDRVAKELGKEIRFVLSLEVDQNELMERLSGRRTCTGCGAMYHVTFNPPKEEGKCDKCGTALIQRDDDNEETIKNRLANYNEATAPLLDYYRNTGKIRSVMASGEIDAIFAGIVKILR, encoded by the coding sequence ATGGGAATCATTCTTCTGGGACCCCCCGGCGCGGGGAAAGGCACCCAGGCAAAGAAGTTGACCCAGGAGTTCGCCATCCCGCAGATCTCCACCGGGGACATGCTCCGGGCGGCGGTAAAGGGCGGGACGCCCCTCGGGAACCAGGCGAAGGCGTTCATGGACGCGGGCGGGCTGGTCCCCGACGAGGTGGTCATCGGGATCGTCAAGGAGCGTCTCGCGGAGCCCGATTGCGGGAAGGGATTCATTCTCGACGGATTTCCGCGGACGATCCCGCAGGCCGAGGCGCTCGACCGGGTGGCGAAGGAGCTGGGGAAGGAGATCCGCTTCGTCCTCTCGCTCGAAGTCGACCAGAACGAGCTGATGGAACGCCTCAGTGGACGCCGGACCTGCACGGGTTGCGGGGCGATGTACCACGTCACGTTCAACCCGCCCAAGGAGGAGGGGAAGTGCGACAAGTGCGGAACCGCCCTGATCCAGCGGGACGACGACAACGAAGAGACGATCAAGAACCGGTTGGCCAACTATAATGAAGCCACTGCTCCGTTGCTCGATTATTACAGAAACACGGGGAAAATCCGGTCCGTGATGGCTTCCGGCGAGATCGACGCCATCTTCGCAGGGATCGTGAAGATCCTGCGGTAG
- the rplE gene encoding 50S ribosomal protein L5: MARLQEQYKAEIVPRLKEKFGYRNVMQVPRLSKIVVNMGLGDAIENVKVIETAADEIAIITGQKPVVTKARKSIANFKLREGVPIGVMVTLRRDRMYHFLDKLIAIALPRVRDFKGVSPRGFDGRGNYTLGIKEQIMFPEVNYDKIDKIRGMNITIVTTARTDEEGLELLRLVGIPFRA, from the coding sequence ATGGCGAGATTGCAGGAACAGTACAAGGCGGAGATCGTTCCCAGGCTGAAGGAGAAGTTCGGGTACCGGAACGTGATGCAGGTGCCAAGGCTCTCCAAGATCGTCGTGAACATGGGGCTCGGCGACGCGATCGAAAACGTAAAGGTGATCGAGACGGCCGCCGACGAGATCGCCATCATCACGGGGCAGAAGCCCGTGGTGACCAAGGCTCGCAAGAGCATCGCGAACTTCAAACTGCGGGAAGGGGTTCCCATCGGCGTCATGGTCACGCTGCGGAGGGACCGGATGTACCACTTTCTCGACAAGCTGATCGCGATCGCCCTCCCCCGCGTGCGTGACTTCAAGGGAGTTTCCCCGCGGGGTTTCGACGGGCGCGGCAACTATACCCTCGGGATCAAGGAACAGATCATGTTCCCCGAAGTGAATTACGACAAGATCGACAAGATCCGCGGCATGAACATCACCATCGTGACCACGGCCCGGACCGACGAGGAAGGCCTCGAGCTGTTGCGGCTCGTGGGGATTCCCTTCCGGGCGTAA
- a CDS encoding DNA-directed RNA polymerase subunit alpha, translating to MFQRNWKQMIKPRRIEIQTDTATFNYGKFVAEPLERGFGTTLGNALRRILLSSLQGGAITSVRIEGVQHEFSTMTGVVEDVTDVVLNLKEVRLRMHSPEQRTLVLEAKGPRRVKASDISPDPMVEILNRDHHIAELSANAKLRMEMTVRMGKGYVPAERNLEENAPIGTIPIDAIFSPIRKVNFSVTNARVGQQTDYDRLTLEIWTDGSLLPADAVAYAAKIMKDQLTVFINFDDEAEIPDEPARLEEGGANENLYKPVEELELSVRAYNCLKNADIKYIGELVQKSEQEMLKTKNFGKKSLNEIKDVLVGMGFSLGMKIDEFAPDKFSPPRKED from the coding sequence ATGTTTCAGAGAAACTGGAAGCAGATGATCAAGCCGCGCCGCATCGAGATCCAGACCGACACGGCGACGTTCAATTACGGAAAATTCGTTGCCGAGCCCCTCGAGCGGGGTTTCGGGACCACCCTCGGAAACGCCCTTCGCAGGATCCTCCTGTCCTCCCTGCAGGGCGGCGCCATCACCTCGGTCCGCATCGAGGGGGTGCAGCACGAGTTCTCCACGATGACGGGGGTTGTGGAGGACGTCACCGACGTCGTCCTCAACCTCAAGGAGGTCCGCCTCCGGATGCATTCGCCGGAGCAGCGAACGCTCGTGCTGGAGGCGAAGGGGCCACGCCGGGTCAAGGCCTCCGACATCTCCCCGGACCCGATGGTGGAGATCCTCAACCGGGATCACCACATCGCCGAGCTCTCCGCGAATGCGAAGCTGCGCATGGAGATGACCGTGCGGATGGGGAAGGGCTATGTTCCGGCCGAGCGGAACCTCGAGGAGAACGCCCCGATCGGGACGATTCCCATCGACGCCATCTTTTCGCCGATCCGGAAGGTCAATTTCTCGGTGACCAACGCGCGGGTCGGGCAGCAGACCGACTACGACCGGCTGACGCTCGAGATCTGGACCGACGGCTCCCTCCTTCCCGCCGACGCCGTCGCCTATGCGGCGAAGATCATGAAAGACCAGCTGACCGTCTTCATCAATTTCGATGACGAGGCGGAGATCCCCGACGAGCCGGCGCGGCTCGAGGAGGGGGGGGCGAACGAGAATCTCTACAAACCGGTGGAAGAGCTGGAGCTTTCGGTTCGCGCCTACAATTGCCTGAAGAACGCCGACATCAAGTACATCGGAGAGCTCGTACAGAAAAGCGAGCAGGAAATGCTCAAGACCAAGAACTTCGGGAAGAAGAGCCTCAACGAGATCAAGGATGTCCTGGTCGGAATGGGGTTCTCGCTCGGAATGAAAATCGACGAGTTCGCCCCGGATAAGTTCAGCCCGCCGCGGAAAGAGGATTGA
- the rplX gene encoding 50S ribosomal protein L24, which translates to MESANKTQIRKNDIVKVITGREKGKVGRVLKIDREKARVFVEKLNMVKRHTKPGKSNPQGGIVEKEAPLSYSNVLVMCDKCNRPTRIAMAVGGDGKRNRVCKRCGDVLEAKKK; encoded by the coding sequence ATGGAATCCGCGAACAAAACGCAGATCCGCAAGAACGACATCGTCAAGGTGATCACCGGACGGGAAAAAGGGAAGGTGGGCCGGGTCCTCAAGATCGACCGCGAGAAGGCCAGGGTGTTCGTCGAGAAACTGAACATGGTGAAGCGGCACACGAAGCCCGGGAAGTCGAACCCCCAGGGCGGCATCGTCGAGAAGGAGGCGCCGCTTTCCTACTCCAACGTTCTCGTGATGTGCGACAAGTGCAACAGGCCGACCCGGATCGCGATGGCGGTCGGCGGGGACGGGAAGCGAAACCGCGTCTGCAAGCGGTGCGGGGACGTGCTGGAAGCCAAAAAGAAGTGA
- the rpsM gene encoding 30S ribosomal protein S13, translated as MARIAGVDIPKTKRIGTALTYIYGIGPTSAMKILEEARVSPDLRTSTLGEDQVARIRDVIDAGYRVEGDLRKEISMNIKRLMDLGAYRGLRHRKGLPARGQRTHTNARTRKGPRKGAVAKKKEATKK; from the coding sequence TTGGCACGCATAGCGGGAGTGGACATTCCGAAGACGAAGAGGATCGGGACCGCCCTTACGTACATCTACGGGATCGGCCCGACCTCCGCGATGAAGATTCTCGAGGAGGCCCGCGTCTCGCCGGATCTGCGGACGAGCACGCTGGGCGAGGACCAGGTCGCCAGGATCCGGGACGTGATCGACGCCGGTTACCGCGTCGAGGGGGACCTCCGCAAGGAAATATCGATGAACATCAAGCGACTGATGGACCTCGGCGCATACCGGGGGCTTCGGCACCGCAAGGGGCTGCCGGCGCGGGGCCAGCGAACCCACACGAATGCGCGGACCCGGAAGGGTCCGCGCAAGGGCGCCGTCGCGAAGAAGAAGGAAGCCACGAAGAAATAA
- the infA gene encoding translation initiation factor IF-1: MAKEEAIEIEGTVIEPLPNAMFRVELDNKMRVLAHISGKMRMHFIKILPGDRVTVQLTPYDLTRGRITYRSK, translated from the coding sequence ATGGCAAAAGAAGAGGCGATAGAAATCGAGGGTACGGTGATCGAGCCGTTGCCGAATGCCATGTTCCGGGTGGAGCTCGACAACAAGATGAGGGTGCTCGCTCACATCTCCGGCAAGATGCGGATGCACTTCATAAAGATCCTGCCGGGGGATCGGGTGACCGTTCAACTGACGCCGTACGACCTGACACGGGGCCGGATCACCTACCGATCGAAGTGA